The Cotesia glomerata isolate CgM1 linkage group LG7, MPM_Cglom_v2.3, whole genome shotgun sequence genome segment AAACTCGTGTCACCAAATGACACCCAGCTCCTAATCTTATCCTCGATCAATTTATCCTAGAAATTCcagcaaataaatatttcgaatAAGACAAAGATCGTCTGCCAAATGGCCTAACGAcgagtaatttttaacaaaaataccagacaataaaatttaatcgcTTCGTTCCATTCGTGAAGCCTTAAGAAATCAACTACTTACTTATCTCAGAAAAATATCCCACGCTGGAAAACAGTTACCCACGTACTCGCAAAATTTCACCGGAAGAAAGAGAGTCTCGACATAACACCCGGCGTTTTTATAACCTCTCTTCGTGCTCTCCAACTTTCCTATCTTCGCTCCCGCGCTTTATTTTCCGGGGATAGCGGTGGGGACTCAGCGATACATACGACCCGGTGACGAGTCGTACAACTACTTCATCGCGCTCCGAAGGTAAAGAGTAGCTCCTACTCACCGTGACatgataatcaaaaaattaagtccCGCGGGAATTCAAATTCCCTGtcacaaattaaattaacaattgtaTCCAATTCAATTCACTCTACCATgaactttatttttacttaccTATCAGTACTTATCCATTGACTGTAagttatttgaattattttataattatcaagcAGTAACTTTAATTTgtcaataatataattaacaccCGGACAATTCGAACaatcagaaaaaaaacaagatgATGTTGAATTATCGCAAACGGagctttttattaaatcagtATAGCTTTCAGGAAAAACGTGCCCCTTTCTTTTAAGCTCATTTTTAAGTCCAGTTAATTggagtttaaaattttgatggaTTTTACACACGCACACATTATGTGTTCCACTTGGGCCAGCTGAAATACATTCACGTGGTCTAAGAGCTTGAAATTTTGAGAGTCCATTTTTTTCATCGGGAAAGGCTTctctaaattttatgtaaatatcCTGTATATTAAATAGTAAGAATCTCTTTTGTTTATGCTGTTTTTCACCATTTTCAACAACGAAAACATAATCTTTCATCCCAGGTATCAGCGACTGACATCATCggataaattaaagttttttactcTTTTCCGCGTAAAGTATGTAGACGTTTTCCTTCTTTTACAGGAGGTTGAGATGCAAAGCCTGATTGCtctcttaatttttttgcacaaCGTACCATTCTCCGGGAAGTGATTGAGGAAGTGTTGTTAACACTTGAATTTTATCACTCCTACTGGTTTTTTGATCAAAAGCCACTTTGAAAtgatttatcaaatttttagtctgattAACACTATCATCAGGAGAGTCATTTTTGTTCCCCAATTTACTAAAAGCAGCTTTAATTACTTTCTTACATTCATCTTCACTTGATAATCGTTTAATTTTTACTGATGGTTCTCCTattcccgggaaaaaatgaatttgcctaaccatatatatttatatatgattatatattaaatatatataattatatatgattatatataaatgtttatataaaatatatataatcatatatggactaatgtattatatgtatgttttatataagtctatatatgattagatctgattagatCTGACTTATATAggtctatatatgattatatataagtctatatataattagatctgattagaCCTGAGTTATCTGGGtccatacatgattatatataaatttatatataattagatctgattagaCCTGAGTTATCTAgggctatatatgattatatataaatctatatataattagatctgattagaCCTGAATTATCTAgagctatatatgattatatataaatctatatataattagatctgattagaCCTGAATTATCTAgagctatatatgattatatataaatctatgtataattaaatttgatcaGACCAGAGTTATCTAGGtccatacatgattatatataaatctataaatgattatatctaatcagatctaattTATATAggaccatatatatataattaaacgTAAAGCtatgtacataattatatctaatcaaatgtaaattataattatattaataattgttgatTTTATGTTCTTTAGtgattttaacataaatataagtatctgaatttttttattaattattacagatgaagagctaaattatattttattttattttgccattattattatttataaatcaatactaaattaataatacattttGCTTACATATATCGAAGtaatacatttattataaattatgtgtaatatttcctaaattttacatgatatatttattagtattttaataaagtaTACTTTGTTAATGTCATTTTTACCACACAGTTTTCAAAGTATTTGGTTTTTTGCATACACAATTTTCGACTCTTATAAGCTGTGTCACTTTTTTAACATCAGAATACTTGATCAGCACtgtatcattattttttgttataggAATAACGTGTTCAATAATACTTTTGGTTTTTATGTGATAGAAGACTTTGGTATGTTCAACAGTGAACCGATTTACgatgaaatataaattctcTTGAAATTTAAACATGTACCTAATTGATCCATTGATAGCAGATTCACCAAGATCTATCTGTACAGTGTGACTATTTGTTTTCGTCATTTTATAAATCTCTGATGTATAGatctcattatttattttaacacgtGCGTAGATAGATACATCTTCTAAATCAATATCGTTAGATATCAATAAATCGAGCTCAATGGCATTTAATGTCACATTTGTAATTATCTTTCCTAAAAAATCATAATCTGCTCTTGATTTATCGATAGTATTATTTCCTAACTGTTCTTCAATGCGGTTCTCAATAAGTTTTGCACCTTGTAATATTTGCAAATTGTTTACAATTTCTTGGCCGAAATGTTTGCTACCACGCACACATTTCGCTATGTAAccattataattttcaaatggaAATGCCGAAGTCCCCTGTAAAGGTCCCCATCTTTTTACACATAGTACTAAATGAAGAAGCTGATGTACATTGTAACTTAATTGTCGATCACCATACAACTTTTCAACTTCTGATACAAACGTTTTCAGTAAGTTATCCGCTTCTACGAGATCAGCTTGTGTTATTGTAGACTtagttaaattgaaaattgccTTTACCAACAATAACcaatgttgaaaatatttcgCTGGCAAATAGGAAATAAGCAATGGAATGGagtaaaataacaaaaaattgtaaaattcagATGCTTTGAATAGATTATACTCTGATCATTTTCTGGGTAATCTTGATAATGATTGCGGTGGTCGTATCTTTAGCATAAAAGCGTCAATTTCATCACTTTTATCTTTTAAACTCCAAAGCGCTTTTTTTCCAAACCAAAGACCAATTATTTGTTTAACGACACCAAGTAAGACTGAATGCATGAATTCGGGTAGAACGCATGTTCCAAGATCAATTAGAGCAAGACAAGATACAGCAGAATATCCTTTTACCCCACGAATTTGAGttgtatcatttttttttaatagtattttCGCTTGAGCTTCCATTCTCTTTCCAATTCTTAATTTACAATCAATTTTGTATGGAAAAATACGTGAAGTTTTCGTGCCAGCAATGCGTTTACTTTTCACCGTCCGAATTTCGCAAATATTGCATCCGTAACGGCCATTAGAAGAcataatattttgtatttggGCTCTTGCTGGTGCATCCGCTATAATTAACGGAgttacaatttttgaatttgtcACTTGTCCAGTTCTTGGATTAATCCAGTCAATACCGTCAACAAAGCATTGTTTGAGTTTATCAAAAATCGGCTTGAGAAAAAGATTCATTGATGGTTTACATTTGTCATCATACCACAATCCTATTACGATTATGAATTTGTCTCTTATATTTTCAGGTAACTCGGCAATTGTAAACATAAGTGGCCAACAGTGGCTTTTTGCGCTCTTGACGAGAGATAAACCATCAGTGTTTAGTATGAGTGTCAAATCATATGGACCTATATTATCCCTCGTATTTACTCTAATATATTCCGTCCCATCAGTTATGTCTGAAATATTTCCAGTAGGTGCTCGAGTACGTTTCAATTTGTCAGCTAGattattttgttcaaaaagAAATCTTATTTGATCTGAAACTTCAAATTCATGGAAAAATCCAATATCTGAAGATTGATCTGTCTTGCACagagaacatttttttacttccTTTTTGCCTGAAATTGCAACCTCAACTttgaataaacattttttacagtaataatttctaataaatttacaagGAGGAGCAATATCTTTTGCATATTGAAAGAGTTTAAATAGTGATTTTGGCATTTCATTATCATCTGGCAAATGTTTGAgctgaatttttaatacatcTTTTAATGCAGATTTAGTAATGTTATGCTTAATGTGTAAATTTAGTAAATCTAATACAAATTCATCTACGGCCAGTGTATTGTTAGGCAACAGCATATTTCTTTCAACTCTATCggcatttattatttcttctctttcgttcaaaatattataattaaattcgacatcatcatcatcatcctcGTATTCACcattattattcataacttCATCATTGTAGTCGCTATCTGATTCCCGACTTTCACTGCAATGATCTTTATCTAAATCCTCATTTTTATCTTCGTCTTCATTGGTGCTCATACTTGAAACACTATCAATATCTGATACATCGCttagtaaaatatttgaatcatCCATTGcgctattattatttgtaacaCAATTCTCTTCGAGAATACATGATGCTCCACGTTGATTTTCAGCTGTATTCTCATCATCCGAGAAAAAACCATTGGCCCGCCATCGATTAAGTGTCCTCAATggaatctaaaaataaaataaaatagagtgAACATCGAATTATCTACACTTGtacaatttgtaaaattatgttaataaaaaaattataatacttgaaattatttgaaatattagaCATGAAGAAAGTCTCTATTAgtacaagtgaaattttttggatgaattctttttcataatttacttgt includes the following:
- the LOC123268851 gene encoding uncharacterized protein LOC123268851 is translated as MVSDEDKNSPQSSPIPKKKYKQYTSDSTVLIPLRTLNRWRANGFFSDDENTAENQRGASCILEENCVTNNNSAMDDSNILLSDVSDIDSVSSMSTNEDEDKNEDLDKDHCSESRESDSDYNDEVMNNNGEYEDDDDDVEFNYNILNEREEIINADRVERNMLLPNNTLAVDEFVLDLLNLHIKHNITKSALKDVLKIQLKHLPDDNEMPKSLFKLFQYAKDIAPPCKFIRNYYCKKCLFKVEVAISGKKEVKKCSLCKTDQSSDIGFFHEFEVSDQIRFLFEQNNLADKLKRTRAPTGNISDITDGTEYIRVNTRDNIGPYDLTLILNTDGLSLVKSAKSHCWPLMFTIAELPENIRDKFIIVIGLWYDDKCKPSMNLFLKPIFDKLKQCFVDGIDWINPRTGQVTNSKIVTPLIIADAPARAQIQNIMSSNGRYGCNICEIRTVKSKRIAGTKTSRIFPYKIDCKLRIGKRMEAQAKILLKKNDTTQIRGVKGYSAVSCLALIDLGTCVLPEFMHSVLLGVVKQIIGLWFGKKALWSLKDKSDEIDAFMLKIRPPQSLSRLPRK